Within the Legionella pneumophila subsp. pneumophila str. Philadelphia 1 genome, the region TGGAACATAGTTGAATGTGTTCGGGGCGAATTGCCACGATAAGATCTGCATTGTCATCGACAGAATGAAGCCAATTGGGTGCTGAATAAACTATACCTATTTCGGTATAAATACTATCCGTTTTTTTATCGTATTTGCCAGAAATAAAATTAATAGGATAGTGCCCGGTAAAACCAGCTACAAACTGCGTAGCCGGACTTTGATACAGTTCTTGTGGCGTTCCAATTTGCTCAACTTCCCCCTGATTAAGCACCAGAATTCTATCAGCCATAGTCATCGCTTCGGTTTGATCATGAGTAACGTATAAACTGGTCGTATTAAATTGTTGATGCAATCGTTTAATTTCATGTCGCATTTCAGTTCTTAATTTTGCATCCAGATTTGATAATGGTTCATCAAATAAATAAACTGCTGGAGACCGCACAATAGCCCTACCCATTGCTACTCTCTGCTTTTGTCCACCAGACAGTGCTTGCGGCTTTCTGTCCAGATATGGAGTCAAATGCAATAAATTAGCTACTTCGGTCACTCTTTGATTAATGTCTGCTTTACTGAAGCGCCTCAACTTTAAACCATAAGCCATATTATCAAAGACCGTCATATGAGGATAAAGGGCATAATTTTGAAACACCATCGCCATATCCCTTTTTGCGGCTTCGGTATCATTAACGCATTGATTATTAATAAGTATTTTACCTGAGCTTAAAACATCAAGTCCTGCTATCAATCGTAACAAAGTAGATTTGCCACAACCTGATGGGCCAACAACAACCATGAATTCGCCTTTCTTTATATCAATGTTAATTCGATTCAAAATGGTTGTTTCTCCGACCTGTTTTGACACCTCGATCAAATTCAGTGTTGCCATTATTTCAATCCCTTTTCGAACCAACGTTGCATCACCATAACCACCATACAAGGCGGCACAAGAGCTATCAATGCGACGGCCATAATATAGTGCCACTCCGGTACTTGATCCGCTACGCCTGCCAAATACCGAATTCCCATCACAATAGTTGTCATTTTAGTTTCTGTCGTGATGACCAAAGGCCATAAGTATTGATTCCACCCATAGACAAACAAGATTACAAACAAGGCGGAAATTTGAGTTCTTGACAAGGGTAACACGATATCAATAAAAAATCTTAATGGACCTGCGCCATCTAATTTAGCAGCATCAACCAGTTCTTTAGATATGGTTTTAAAAAACTGACGAAATAAAAATGTTCCAGTAGCTGATGCCAATAATGGCAAGGTTAAACCAGAAAATGAGTTCAATAGGCCAAATGAAGCAACCACTTGAAAAGTAGGGACTATTCTTACTTCCACTGGTAACATCATCGTTGCAAATATCAGGGCAAAACAAGACTTTTTAAAAGAAAAATCAAAATATACCAATGCAAAAGCAGATCCCAGAGCCAAAATGATCTTACCCACTGCAATGATAAATGCCATGAATAAGCTATTTACAAGCATGGAAGTGATAGGCTCACCTCCAGTGACAGCTAAACCTTCAGTCAGCACACTTTTAATATTTTTGAAAAATGAGGTCCCTGGAATCAATGGCAACTGAGAATGCATCATGACCGTTCCTTCATGACTTGCAGCAACTACAGCCAAATACAAAGGAGCCATCATTAATCCTATAAATAACAATATTAACCCATGCGACCCCAAACGTTTAAATTGTCTCATTCGTAATGAACCTTTTTCTCAAGGTATTTAAATTGTAACAAGGAAACTGCAATTACAATAAGCATCAGTAATACAGATTGGGCTGATGAACTTCCCAAATCCATTCCCTCAAAACCGTCTTCATACACCTTATAGATTAAATTAGTTGTGCTATTACCAGGACCTCCGTGTGTCATGACTTGAATAATTCCAAATGTATCAAAAAAACCATAAATCAGGTTCATTATTAACAGAAAAAAGGTAGTGGGCGACAGGATTGGGAAAATTATTTGCCAGAATCGTTGCCATGTATTGGCCCCATCCATGATTGCTGCATCAATTAATGTCTGAGGAACTGCTTTAAGCGCAGCAAAATAAAATAAAAAATTGTAACTAAACTGCTGCCAACTGGCGGTTAAAATGACAACAAGCAAAGCCTGATTCGCGTCGTTGACATAATTAAAATGAATTCCCAAATACTCAAGCACCTGAGTTAACCATCCTAAAGTTGGATGACATAAAAACCGCCAAAGTATTGCAGCAACAGCAGGGGCTATTGCATAAGGCCATATCAACAAAGTCTTATAAACTCCTTGGCTTTTTCCTCTGTAATTTATTAAAGTAGCCATTAAAAGACCTAAACTCATAGTGATAAGCGTCACACTAATCGCAATTATAAAAGTAACCCATATGGCTTTTGCATAACCGGGATCAAGGAATAAGTCAAAAAAATTGGTCAATCCGGCAAAATTCTTATGCAAACCAAATGCGTCAGTATAAAAAAAGGATTGCAATAATGCGCTGCAAGCAGGCCAAATAAAAAAAATAATAGTGACAATTAGCTGAGGGACTATAAATAGCCAGGCAAACAAACGCTGATGATTAAATTTAGACATTAACTAACCATGTAGTTGTTAAAATGATAATTATCATCGCAATAGTTTAAAATAAAATTATATCGATTTTAAATCATTATGCGAGTTGTAAAAGATATAATATAGTAAATTATCATACTATGCATTCTTACCTTAAAAAGGATCTTATCTTGCATTACATACAGATTAATAATCCAGGACCTCATAGTGAATTAACCCTTGTCGAAGGTCCAAATCCTGGTTTTAATGAATCTCAAATTCTTGTGCGTGTCAAAGCCACAGCCTTGAATAGAGCTGATTTGATGCAAAAATATGGTAAATATCCCCCTCCTCCAGGAGAATCCGATATACCTGGACTAGAAGTAGCTGGAGAAGTAATCGTCACTGGTTCCAAGGTAAAACAATTTAAACCGGGTGATAAAATTTACGGTCTTGTCGGGAGTGGAGGTTATGCTGAAATCTGTCCAGTAGACGCTTCTTTAGCTCATCATATTCCTTCTCATTGGAATTATTCATTGGCTGCAGCGCTCCCGGAAGCATTAACGACAGTCTATGCTACATTGTACGATTTAGGTGCCTTAAGTGCTGGACAAACATTATTGATCCATGGCGCTGGAAGCGGAATAGCTTCATTAGCCATACAAATGGCTAAATTAACAAACACTAAAGTGATAACCACAGTCGGTGATTCCAGTAAAATAGAAAAGGCTCTTGCCCTGGGCGCCGATCAAGTCATTCATTACAAAGAACAAGATTTTGAATTATTAATTGAGGACAATTCTGTTGATTTGATCATCGATTTTGTCGGTGGTGATTATTTTAACAAACACTTACATTTACTGAAGCCTCAGGGTAAATTAATCCAAATTGCTTGCCTCAAAGGAAGCAAAGTAGAATGCAGTCTGGCTTTGCTTATGCAAAAAAGGTTGCACATCATTGGATTTGTACTCAGATCGCAAAGCATCAAAGAAAAAGCAAGGCTTTGGAAATTGGCTCATGATCATTGGTTTAATGCATTTGAAAATGACAAGATAAAACCAGTAATTGACTCGGAACTTGATCTAAATCAAATAGAAACAGCGCTGCAACGTATGCAACAAGGTTCTCATTTCGGAAAAATAGTCATTCGCGTAGGTAAGTAATGCTATGCCTCATCAATTTCTCATGAGCTCAATATTATATGCACAGACTCTTCCAAAGCTGCCTTGGCAATGTCCAGTGAGTTCGTGTTTTTGGTAGATAAATCAAGAGCTCTTCTTACTTTTATCCTTATTCCCCATAGCTGAACTATCAATACATATTGAGATATTTAGACTCATTTTGCATTGAGCCGTAAAGTTCGCTCTAACAATTGAGTGTAAATCGGCTCATTACGTGCTAATTGCACCACAATCGTTGCAGTAATGCAGGAGATCATAAGGGGTAGAATTAGAGAGTAATTTTTTGTCATTTCAACAACCAATACCACACCAGTAATTGGTGATCTTACTGCAGCTGCGAAAAGCGCTCCCATACCTGCAACTGCAAACATACCAGGTTCAATTGAAAAATCCATACTCAACCATTGAAATAAATGGAAAAAACCTAATCCAAATAGTGTTCCCAAAGCCAGCATTGGTGCAAAGATACCGCCAGGTACGCCACTTGAATAGGATAACATGGTCATGATAAACCTGATTACAATAAGACTGCATAACACGCTAAATGCAGGTGACATAGTCAGTGCTTCACTGATGATAACATAACCACCCCCAACAGTAGCAGGATAGGAGTACGCCAGATAACCGACTAAAAATCCAACAGCTAAAATATAATATTTTTTGTTTTTGGGATTTTGTTTATCCAACCATCCAACAGTTCTCATGAGTGTGACATTGAATAATAAACCAGCCAACCCCATTAATATTCCAAAAACAAAGAACAGCCACAAAGAGCCCAGTGTAGGTAGTTCAAAAACCTCCATTTGAATAGCCGGTTGTGAGCCAATAATAAGATGCAAAACAATCGTTGCCATAACACAACAAATAACGACCATTTTAAAATTGGTAAATGAATAATTAAACTGGTTACGCATTTCCTCCATGACAAACAGTACACCAGCCAGAGGCGCATTAAATGCTGCAGCCAAACCAGCGGCAGAACCAGCGGCTATTAAAGTATCACGGCGACGGCGTGTAAGTTGAAACAACTCTCCAAGCATCTGTCCAAGGTTACCGCCCATCTGAATAGTAGGCCCTTCTCTTCCCATAACCATTTTTGCCGATATGGATAACACACCCCCAAAAAATTTTACTGGTATCAGACGTTTCCAAAATATTGGTCTCACATGAAGCAAGGTGCCTTCAATTTCTTGCACACCACTTCCTGCTGCTTCTGGGGCGATGTACTTCAC harbors:
- a CDS encoding ABC transporter ATP-binding protein, with the protein product MATLNLIEVSKQVGETTILNRINIDIKKGEFMVVVGPSGCGKSTLLRLIAGLDVLSSGKILINNQCVNDTEAAKRDMAMVFQNYALYPHMTVFDNMAYGLKLRRFSKADINQRVTEVANLLHLTPYLDRKPQALSGGQKQRVAMGRAIVRSPAVYLFDEPLSNLDAKLRTEMRHEIKRLHQQFNTTSLYVTHDQTEAMTMADRILVLNQGEVEQIGTPQELYQSPATQFVAGFTGHYPINFISGKYDKKTDSIYTEIGIVYSAPNWLHSVDDNADLIVAIRPEHIQLCSSQSQDAVELHVEFVDDMGADKLIQAKCLKNNKQINLRISAEQMVSNRQLHVELPKLKLHVFDERTGKRVGEWRG
- the clcA gene encoding H(+)/Cl(-) exchange transporter ClcA, with protein sequence MGKKILILYFVSVLLGILTGAIASLFQLTIQQMDHLLELLFHITESYGLPVGIVSAMISMMMLFIAWMMVKYIAPEAAGSGVQEIEGTLLHVRPIFWKRLIPVKFFGGVLSISAKMVMGREGPTIQMGGNLGQMLGELFQLTRRRRDTLIAAGSAAGLAAAFNAPLAGVLFVMEEMRNQFNYSFTNFKMVVICCVMATIVLHLIIGSQPAIQMEVFELPTLGSLWLFFVFGILMGLAGLLFNVTLMRTVGWLDKQNPKNKKYYILAVGFLVGYLAYSYPATVGGGYVIISEALTMSPAFSVLCSLIVIRFIMTMLSYSSGVPGGIFAPMLALGTLFGLGFFHLFQWLSMDFSIEPGMFAVAGMGALFAAAVRSPITGVVLVVEMTKNYSLILPLMISCITATIVVQLARNEPIYTQLLERTLRLNAK
- the ugpE gene encoding sn-glycerol-3-phosphate ABC transporter permease UgpE — protein: MRQFKRLGSHGLILLFIGLMMAPLYLAVVAASHEGTVMMHSQLPLIPGTSFFKNIKSVLTEGLAVTGGEPITSMLVNSLFMAFIIAVGKIILALGSAFALVYFDFSFKKSCFALIFATMMLPVEVRIVPTFQVVASFGLLNSFSGLTLPLLASATGTFLFRQFFKTISKELVDAAKLDGAGPLRFFIDIVLPLSRTQISALFVILFVYGWNQYLWPLVITTETKMTTIVMGIRYLAGVADQVPEWHYIMAVALIALVPPCMVVMVMQRWFEKGLK
- a CDS encoding NAD(P)H-quinone oxidoreductase, which gives rise to MHSYLKKDLILHYIQINNPGPHSELTLVEGPNPGFNESQILVRVKATALNRADLMQKYGKYPPPPGESDIPGLEVAGEVIVTGSKVKQFKPGDKIYGLVGSGGYAEICPVDASLAHHIPSHWNYSLAAALPEALTTVYATLYDLGALSAGQTLLIHGAGSGIASLAIQMAKLTNTKVITTVGDSSKIEKALALGADQVIHYKEQDFELLIEDNSVDLIIDFVGGDYFNKHLHLLKPQGKLIQIACLKGSKVECSLALLMQKRLHIIGFVLRSQSIKEKARLWKLAHDHWFNAFENDKIKPVIDSELDLNQIETALQRMQQGSHFGKIVIRVGK
- a CDS encoding ABC transporter permease subunit codes for the protein MSKFNHQRLFAWLFIVPQLIVTIIFFIWPACSALLQSFFYTDAFGLHKNFAGLTNFFDLFLDPGYAKAIWVTFIIAISVTLITMSLGLLMATLINYRGKSQGVYKTLLIWPYAIAPAVAAILWRFLCHPTLGWLTQVLEYLGIHFNYVNDANQALLVVILTASWQQFSYNFLFYFAALKAVPQTLIDAAIMDGANTWQRFWQIIFPILSPTTFFLLIMNLIYGFFDTFGIIQVMTHGGPGNSTTNLIYKVYEDGFEGMDLGSSSAQSVLLMLIVIAVSLLQFKYLEKKVHYE